Proteins from a genomic interval of Halomonas alkaliantarctica:
- the lpxL gene encoding LpxL/LpxP family Kdo(2)-lipid IV(A) lauroyl/palmitoleoyl acyltransferase, translating into MSKSRYPRSFAHPRYWPTWLGIGAMYIAAWLPWRLKMAIGKGLGLLAWRFAKRRRHITETNIALCFPEKSPEQQHQLVRDTFIANGIGLIETATGWCRDGESLRHRVAYIGEEHMAHAEAKGKGVIIVGVHFSSLDLGGALHALFFSADAVYRPHNNPLFERFMTRARGRNFGVAIDRYDLRGAVRQLKAGRMVWYSPDQDFGRDVSVFAPLFGQQAATIRLTAKLARMTGASVVPMMFHRNPDNATYTIESLPALEGFPSGDEVADATRVNQFIELAIRKHPEQYLWLHRRFKTRPEGEPGVY; encoded by the coding sequence TGCCTTGGCGATTAAAAATGGCCATTGGCAAAGGGCTTGGACTACTCGCCTGGCGCTTTGCCAAACGGCGCCGCCATATCACTGAAACCAATATAGCGCTCTGTTTTCCCGAAAAGAGCCCCGAACAACAGCATCAGCTTGTCAGAGATACCTTTATTGCCAATGGCATTGGACTGATTGAAACCGCAACCGGTTGGTGTCGCGATGGCGAAAGCCTGCGCCACCGTGTCGCTTACATCGGCGAAGAGCATATGGCCCACGCCGAGGCCAAGGGTAAAGGTGTGATCATTGTGGGGGTTCATTTCTCTTCTCTTGATTTAGGGGGGGCGCTGCATGCACTTTTTTTCTCCGCCGATGCGGTTTATCGCCCGCATAACAACCCGCTGTTTGAACGCTTTATGACACGAGCCCGCGGGCGCAATTTTGGTGTCGCCATTGACCGTTACGATCTGCGTGGGGCTGTGCGTCAGCTCAAGGCGGGCCGCATGGTGTGGTACTCACCAGATCAGGATTTTGGCCGCGATGTGAGCGTATTCGCGCCGCTATTTGGCCAGCAGGCCGCCACTATTCGCTTAACGGCCAAGCTTGCCCGTATGACCGGCGCATCAGTGGTGCCGATGATGTTTCACCGCAACCCGGATAATGCCACTTATACCATTGAAAGCCTGCCGGCCCTGGAAGGGTTTCCCAGCGGTGATGAAGTGGCCGATGCCACGCGGGTCAACCAGTTTATTGAACTGGCCATTCGCAAGCACCCCGAGCAGTATCTATGGCTACATCGGCGTTTTAAGACCCGCCCCGAAGGCGAACCTGGGGTTTATTAA
- the speD gene encoding adenosylmethionine decarboxylase, whose protein sequence is MTDNLRLHGFNNLTSSLSFNIYDICYAKTEEQTAAYIDYIDELYNAERLTQILKDVTNIIGAHVLNIARQDYEPHGASVTILIAEHELDEAAPEQIQPGPGPLPKTVVGHLDKSHVTVHSYPESHPDNGISTFRLDIDVSTCGHISPLKALNYLIHSFDSDIVTMDYRVRGFTRDVDGKKLFIDHGITSIQDYLAEDTKHAYQMMDVNVYQENMFHTKMLLKDFELDNYLFGTSRRDITFEEARDIEGRLRKEMLEIFYSRNLD, encoded by the coding sequence GTGACAGACAATCTCCGGCTGCACGGATTTAACAACCTGACCAGCTCGCTGAGCTTCAACATTTACGATATCTGTTATGCCAAGACCGAAGAGCAGACGGCGGCCTACATCGACTATATCGATGAGCTCTATAACGCCGAGCGTTTGACCCAGATTCTTAAAGACGTCACCAACATCATTGGCGCCCATGTGCTCAATATCGCCCGCCAGGACTACGAGCCCCATGGCGCGAGCGTAACGATTTTGATTGCCGAACATGAGCTTGATGAGGCGGCACCGGAGCAAATTCAACCAGGCCCCGGCCCGCTACCGAAGACGGTGGTTGGGCACCTGGATAAAAGCCATGTTACGGTGCATAGCTACCCAGAGTCGCACCCCGACAACGGTATCAGCACCTTCCGCCTGGATATCGATGTTTCCACCTGTGGACATATCAGCCCGTTAAAAGCACTGAACTACCTGATCCATAGTTTCGACTCCGACATCGTTACCATGGATTACCGGGTGCGCGGCTTTACCCGCGATGTGGATGGCAAGAAACTGTTTATCGATCACGGTATTACTTCCATTCAAGATTATCTCGCTGAAGACACCAAACATGCGTATCAGATGATGGACGTGAACGTGTATCAGGAAAACATGTTCCACACCAAGATGCTGCTCAAAGACTTCGAACTGGATAACTACCTGTTCGGCACGTCGCGTCGCGACATTACCTTTGAAGAAGCCCGCGACATCGAGGGTCGTCTGCGTAAAGAAATGCTGGAAATTTTCTACTCCCGCAACTTGGATTAA